TACCGACTCTTTGCTATCATGAGGGGTTATCCTCATATGGGGGATGTAGACTTTGCGTAGTTGAGGTAAAGGGATCCCCAAGGCTTTTGACCAGCTGTACTACCCCAGTTGCTGATGGAATGGAAGTCTATACCAATACAGAAAGAGTCCAGGAAGCGCGTAAATTTGTCATGAATCTGATAATGACTGA
This genomic stretch from Synergistota bacterium harbors:
- a CDS encoding (2Fe-2S)-binding protein gives rise to the protein MGEVKLKIDGKEIVAKEGMTILEAAREAGIEIPTLCYHEGLSSYGGCRLCVVEVKGSPRLLTSCTTPVADGMEVYTNTERVQEARKFVMNLIMT